The Pelodiscus sinensis isolate JC-2024 chromosome 32, ASM4963464v1, whole genome shotgun sequence genomic sequence TATCTGTTGTGGTCTCCTCTCCCTccaactcccccccacccctcccagcagggagcGCTTCTTTTTAAAAGGCTCCATGTCAGCCTGGAGTGAGATCAGTTCCTGATAAGCCAGGTgcttgctgcctttctctctctctaacctagccctctctggcctgaccctgtcacgaGGGACAGAGCCGGagccagtggctgggactccTAGCCAATCAGAGCATGGACCATGCTGGAACTTTCTTTTCTCTAGGTTGACCATTGACTCAACACGGTGTCCCAGGCATCTAATAaaccctccagctcttgccacaCTGGCTGAGTCACGGCAGGTGTTCCCTTGAGGGCTACAAgtcatatgaacataagaacggccgtactgggtcagaccaaaggcccatctagccccgtatcctgtctgccgacagtggccagcaccagatgccccagagggggtggactgaagacaatgagtCTTCCTCGGGTGCCCGTCTTGGGTGATTGTGGGGGAGGAAGCTCCCAGCATGAACTGGGGGTGACTTCAAGGTTCAATCCTAGGAAGTGGAGAAGGCAAAGAGCTTACCTTGGGACGGAGTGAGACCCTCTGGGACTCTGGCAGGCTGAAGGGGTCCTCCCTGCACtattccaaaaatactgaatGGAGAATTGTCTTTGGAGGGCTGTGGGACCCCGAACAACCCTCCACTCCGTCTGCCCCAAGCCGTGCCCCTTCCTGACCCTGCTCTGCCCTTTCCCCGATCACCCATCTCCTTTCCTCATGAATAACACTGGGAGTCGGCGAGGCAGGGCAGAGTGGGACTGGTGGTCTGGCTAGCAGCTCCCTacactgcccagaccccacatccccagaagTGTGGGGCCTCCGAAAACCCAGAAAAATGACCATCCTGAACTGTCCAATGGATGGGAGGGGCCTGACTGCATGTGTGGATCCATGACAGCCCTCCATAACCACCAtccagcacacagtcaacctgtggaactccttgccagaggatgtggtgaaggccaggactttaacaggcttcaaaaaagatctagtagattcatggaggttaggtccatcgatggctattagccaggatgggtagtaatggtgtctctagcctctgtttctctggaaatggatgacagaggagggatcacatgaggattacctgttgtgttccctccctctggggcacctgacactggccactgtgggcagacaggtcTAAGCTAAATCCGCCTATTTTGTTTTCAGTCAATAGCACATAATACGGAGTCCTCTTTGCCTCGGTTGCTAGCTTTAACGTATTTCTCCTCCTACCTCTGCCCGGCCTGTCATCTAAGGCAGCTGCCTCCACTCAAACGTTGAGCTGGCTCATTGCCCATTGCTAAGGTCCAGGGGTGAGTGTTGAACGGAAACACGGGACTCCCCCAGAGCGGGGAAGGGCGGGGGCAACCTCCCTTtgcgccctgctctgccccccgctcTCCCGAGCAATGCATCCTGGGGGGATtagtggtggggggaggcagagcagaggaatGCACCCCCCAGTTCGGTCTGCTCCCCCCGAGCAATGCATCCTGGGGGGATtagtggtggggggaggcagagcagagcaatGCACCCCCCAGTTTGGTCTGCTCCCCCTGAGCAATGCATCCTGGGGGGATtagtggtggggggaggcagagcagagcaatGCACCCCCCAGTTTGGTCTGCTCCCCCCGAGCAATGCATCCTGGGGGGATTAGtggtggagggaggcagagcagagcaatGCACCCCCAGTTTGGTCTGCTCCCCCCGAGCAATGCATCCTGGGGGGATtagtggtggggggaggcagagcagagcaatGCACCCCCAGTTTGGTCTGCTCCCCCCGAGCAATGCATCCTGGGGGGATtagtggtggggggaggcagagcagagcaatTCACCTCCCAGTTCGGTCTGCTCCACCCGAGCAATGCATCCTGGGGGGattagtgggggggggaggcagagcagagcaatGCACCCCCAGTTTGGTCTGCTCCCCCCGAGCAATGCATCCTGGGGGGATtagtggtggggggaggcagagcagagcaatGCACCCCCAGTTTGGTCTGCTCCCCCCGAGCAATGCATCCTGGGGGGATTAGtgatggggggaggcagagcagagcaatGCACCCCCAGTTTGGTCTGCTCCCCCCGAGCAATGCATCCTGGGGGGATtagtggtggggggaggcagagcagagcaatGCACCCCCCAGTTCGGTCTGCTCCCCCCGAGCAATGCATCCTGGGGGgattagtggggggggggaggcagagcagagcaatGCACCCCCTAGTTTGGTCTGCTCCCCCCGAGCAATGCATCCTGGGGGGATtagtggtggggggaggcagagcagagcaatGCACCCCCAGTTTGGTCTGCTCCCGACTCCATCGCTCTGTtccctgccagtgagtgcaggcaCCCGGCTGGGAGAGCAGAGATGTTGCTTCCCTTCCTACGCTGCTACCGGTGAGTACAGGGGGGCCGTGGTCCCCAGCTCCTCCACCCTGGTTAGTTTCCAGCCCTTTACCCCCTCACCCATCGCAGTTGGGGGCAcgccccctgcctcccacactccaggggaggaggcaaaggCTGCATGGGGCTAGCTCCTTTGGGCAACTTAAATTCCCCCAAACCTGCCCACACCAATGATTTGGCCAGCTGCTAggaaaatccccctcttccttccagcggGACACAGCCCTGCACAACGGGACGAGGCAAGGAAGCGGACGCCGGGCAGGAAAAGAAACCAAAGCCAAGAACCAACATAAAGATTATTTATCTACAtaaagtgctgggggaggggggtaacaAAAACCACTGAAGGGTTCAGGAGCCGCTATGGTTTGTCACAAGTCCACGAGTGAATTCACTGAGCCAGGGCGAAATAGGGAAAAGTCTCCCCAAGTCCCTCTCAAGATAGCAGCTTGCGGGTGGCTGGCTGGGACAAGAGGGTGCAATTAAGCCGGGCCTGTTGCCTGTTCACAGTTTGGTCTGGGTGCCATCGCAAACACAGGGCCTGAGTCGCCGTTTCCTGAAACAGCTAGTTGACAGCACTGCAGATGGGATGTAAGATTTGGTTTGTACCTAAAAATCAGACCGACCTAGCTGCACCTCTTCGGGCTCGGAAAAATGCTACACCCCATGCAGTAAGGCACCATCGATGATAGATGTAGATCGAGAGAAGaattctctgagggtacatctagactgtgttgcttttttgggataccgaaagcagggCTTTTTTtatgatggtactgcccagtacacagtaccggcacctccagacagaactcaacaacttttcccctgggctgtgtctagactggcaagtttttccgcaaaatcatccgcttttgcggaaaaacttgccagctgtctacactggccgcttgaatttccggaaaagcactgacgatctcatgtaaaatcatcagcgcttttccagaaatactatgctgctcccgttcgggcaaaagtcttttccgaaagacttttgcgcaaaagagccagtgtagacagcacaggactgttttccgcaaaaaaagccccgatcgcgaaaatggcgatcggggcttttttgcggaaaactgcgtttagattggccacggacgcttttccacaaaaagtgcttttgcggaaaagcatcctgccaatctagacgcgatttttccgaaaatgcttttaatggaaaacttttccgttaaaagcatttccggaaaatcatgccagtgtagacgtagccctggagtaccagcaccttttttctttttcttttttttacaaaaaaagcactgactcgtagtatcccgaaatagcaatgtaGCATCTTTAAAAGCACCCGCTATTTCCCGAAATAGCAGGCACGCTATTCCAGCATTCCTGTCACCCTCGGGGTTACGAGATTTGTCAGactagtgccttattttgaagtGTGGCCCTGTggagacagagccaaatttcaaaataagctctttcggtTTAGACTCGGAATAAGTTGCGCAATTTGCGGAGCGTGAATTGCGTAGCTTCttccgacagaagggtgctgtctagacgcaccctcagagaGGTGGATTAAATACACGACAGTGGTCCCTgaaagctgagcgcttgggcggcctctcaggagagattccagtacCACCCAGTTGATTAGTTTAGCGCTCACAGTGAGctgcctgtgtttctactggtggtgcacatctgcacatgcctctgtgcaaagaacaaaatttattccccatgagtctggaaaaaaaatttaGAGGGCACATTGGTACACGGACGGCAAAATCTGAAGGAGGTGTCTATGCTGCAGTGCTGTATCTGAGTCACGTAATGTAGCCATACGTGGAGTTCTGCTGAAAGTCCAAGAGACTCAAGCCAGCGGAATGGGGCCTatgactgtagccagacaggaatccccttgtaacatccatttttgcttgcctggagcatacagggcacacagagcagaaggcccaggctgtgtgaccgtgaatggctataaacagagatatgccaattgctgaccaagaggctgccaaggagtgcccttgacttaacccatattgatacgaacacacatccatccgcggggggaggaatctctcgcccagtaaaaaaatgtctagtgctcacaatttagttatctctcttgcaagtgtaaattaacttgaaacttgcttgtaagaactggcgccacaaaacggaccagtagaattcggcatcttagataagaaagagaatacgggcccccaggggtataaagataggtccagcagcgcattctctttgagtgtcaatctaccatctatctgctggtcggattaggtgtttgatctcccgaggttccaaggggacgcccacctcgtattcgtctttcctaggaattgagagaccggccctggcctgacacgctggagtcgagaggcacagaaaggggtaaaaattgtacctggatgtggtcctttgtttaagtatatatatacatagacttagagctctttaaagattaagctgtcacttggtaccattatttctattttctaccattatttctattttctatctttattttctttgtaaccatttttaaaatctgtatttgttagcatttaagaaatagagcaatagccattgtaaccatatgcttttataagtcttttaataaacctgtaactgtttaagctttaacctgactccttcagttgctgtaacagaaccaagcacaatttaaaagaacttcagccggtcataaaaggacagacatagggagagcttgggcgtttggatctgtgtcactcccaggtgacaagatccgttggggcacctttccagcctttcccaggctgcccgctgcgaaggaacccctgtgttctagcagttaaaatctaaggtgtaataagctctttctatataacggggcgtctgttggcctgctggccaccctctgcgacgggaccccggtcctagcagtaaagacacggacgttaaaccttttctcggaagcatacacacacacactgccctgaccgtcggctgacaatgaCCTTGATTGGCGCCTCCCTGTGACTGCTGTAAATATCCTCATAGGAGGGAACAAGTCCATGTGACTCGGCAGTCCCGTTTGCACCCTCTTCCGAAATAAGCTAAAACGGCCAGCCAGCCATCACCGCCCAACATAGCACCAGAGAGTCGCCTCGGTATTGCTCTTCTCAGAGATAGTCTTTGTTTACACAGCAGCCCGGAGTCTGGACAGCTACAATGATGTTATCAGtgtcctgcagggggcgctgtaacATTACAATAGTGCAAATTATTGTACTCGTGACTGGCCTGCTCTTGCATATGCAGCTAGCACCACTGCAAAAGCAGATACCAATTTAACCATAGCCTGACCTTGGTCCCCCTTCAACCCTCCCATCGCTGCAAAGCACTAGGCTGCAGCACGCCGGCTGTTTCCTAGCCCTTCGCGTACGCGTCGGGGTAGGTGCAGATCCAGTTGCGTCGTGTGTGGCACCACGAGGAGCCGACGGCGTCGTCATTCAAATAGGCACAGTGGCCGTCCGCTCGGACTTCAAACCTGCAACACAAGCACAGGTTGTGAGTCCCGGCCTGACATATGGCATGGCATTAAAGCAAGCTGCtgccttcccaacatcctccagcaaggagttccacaggtgggtTGTGCATCTGGGCCCAGCATGCCTTTGTTATTCATTTTAATATCAAATTCAGCTCATTTCATGATGCCCTCCCATGCTGGCAGCCCTGGTATTTTTCTAAGGAGGGCAAATCTTCAGGCTGAATGGGAATTAGACTAATGGCAAGATATTTGCAGGccttgatctcagctggggcaggaaccgtctctctgtgtctgtgcagcgcccagcacaatggggccctgagctcagctggggcagggactgtctctcgctgtctctgtgcagcgcccggcacaacggggcctgatctcagctggggcagggtctgtctctcgctgtctctgtgcagcgcccggcacaacggggccctgatctcaacCCTTAGAAAGAGAGCAGACTCACAGGGTGTTGAATTCTGTCCCATCCACCCATCTCCAGGGttgcccctcttccctccacagGCCGATCCAGTGCTCGGAAAGGCCTTTATAGCGCAGCAGGAAAGCCTTTgtaggaaagaaaaaggaaggcGTTATTCCTGGATGGGTCCCTCTTACTCTCTGCTGCAGAAGCTTTCCACATAGTACAGGACTGTCTCTACGACACTGAGACTGACTGTGCATGCCCCTGGGAAGAGACCCACATTCACCTGCCTGCACCCGGGCCGTTCTGTCGTCTGGGGGCATCTCACCTTCTCCTGGGCGGTGTTGATCACAGCCAGGTTGGCCCCAAAGGAGGAGCAGTTGCTCTGGCCGGTGTCCCAGGTTGCTTCGGCCTCTGAGAAATAGTAGCATCTCCCTTGGTACCCGATCCAGCCGTCCTGGCACCAAGGCCCAGCAGGGGAGGCCGCAGGAGCAAAGTGAAGTAtcagtgcttgggggggggggggggggagagaaagttaTAAACACAGTGGGGACAGAGACTCATCAATTATATGCAAAGGGAAGAATTTCACCCCCACACTTTCATAGAACCAGAGAAAATTCAGGTTGCAAGAGACCAGCCCTCGGCCAAGGGAGCCCATAACACCACGCCtctttatgggggggggggggggactgtgtgCTCCCAAAGGGGCGGGACCttgaggggaaggggcggggccaacagCAGCCAGCCTTTAGCATGGCCTGGAGTGTACCATTCCAGACCCCCAGACCTCAGTCCTTAGAGCTATTTGAAGCATACCACGAGGCGTTCTTGCAATTTAAAGAGTATGGGGCCCTATGGGGAGttgcctccttcctctccccattggtgggcctgcccAGTGCtcatatctctctctctatatatttttttaaaggaaaggatCTTATTTTTAAGTGGGAAAAAAACGCATCTGAGTGAACGTTGCGGCTTAAGAACAAAGGATTAGCCTCACTGAatcagctagcccagtatcctctcttttGACAGCAGCCAAGGGCCAGGTGCTCCGGCGGGAATGAataaaacagggaatcatcatgatccatcccctgtcactcattctcaGCTCCTGGCGGGTGGATGGTTAGGGAGCGCATGAATTTTCATCCTTGAttatcatggctaatagccatggatgagcctatcctccatgaacttagctAATTCCTTTTGAACTCACTTATATTTTTGGCCTTGATAAcattacaacatcctctggcaaggagttccacaggttggctacatcgcatgaagaagtacttccttttgtttgttttaaacctgctgccaattCATTGCATCACAttacccttagttcttgtgttatgtgatggGGTAAATTATACTTCCCTATCTACGTTCTCCACACTAGTTGtcattttatagatctctgtcatatccaCACCTTAGctatctcttttctaaattgagcAGTACCGGTCTTTTTATTCTTCCTTGTATGGAAGCTGCTCTATACCCCAAATATTTTTTGTCCTCGTTGTCTGCACCCTTTTCCAATTCTACAGCATCTTTTTTGAGTTGAGATGACCAAGACTGCATGAAATATACCACAGATTTATTTAGTTTCAATATGAGATATAATAAGACAGAAACTCTCTTTCCTAATGGCTCCTAATTTTCTGTGCTATTTTTTTGACACATGGAA encodes the following:
- the LOC102461104 gene encoding C-type lectin domain family 2 member B-like isoform X2, giving the protein MGLGQRRPWDNSTEEHLNRNGDQEQTGKPDGWRWAEPWKHCSRKFLIILLVVAAVIITVVLFALILHFAPAASPAGPWCQDGWIGYQGRCYYFSEAEATWDTGQSNCSSFGANLAVINTAQEKAFLLRYKGLSEHWIGLWREEGQPWRWVDGTEFNTLFEVRADGHCAYLNDDAVGSSWCHTRRNWICTYPDAYAKG
- the LOC102461104 gene encoding C-type lectin domain family 2 member B-like isoform X1 is translated as MGLGQRRPWDNSTEEHLNRNGDQEQTGKPDGWRWAEPWKHCSRKFLIILLVVAAVIITVVLFALILHFAPAASPAGPWCQDGWIGYQGRCYYFSEAEATWDTGQSNCSSFGANLAVINTAQEKVRCPQTTERPGCRQAFLLRYKGLSEHWIGLWREEGQPWRWVDGTEFNTLFEVRADGHCAYLNDDAVGSSWCHTRRNWICTYPDAYAKG